In Halobacillus amylolyticus, the following proteins share a genomic window:
- a CDS encoding asparagine synthase-related protein: MSAIAGIFHANGEPVSAEQSNGLIKAFQHYPADDIRTFHRQNVFFGCHAQWITPESIGEVLPYYDYERQLAITADAIIDNREELFDRLHVDRALRKIIPDSQLILLAYHKWGEDVPAHLMGDFAFMIWDEKERKLFGARDFSGSRSLYFYNDQSRLAFSTTIAPLFTLPYIEKNLNEEWLAEFLVIPNMVEAVDMSSTVYHSINQVPPSNSITIKKGRVSLSRYCTFGSVKRLKLKSKEEYAEAFRDVFQKAVTDRIRTHGEVGAHLSGGLDSGSVVSFAAKELKKEKKRLHTFSYIPEDTFSDWTPKYYMPDERPFIKETVDHAGNISDQYLNFEGESSLSEVDDFLELMEMPYKFFENSFWLKGINETAHQQGIKVLLNGARGNHSISWGSWNLNMEYYASLLKKVRWLKLNRELGRYRKRFHTGKSNLLPVITKRAFPAISQLFNKEEGYESQISKLIHPSLAKRTNVIEKMKEYDAGISGGDVGSLTEYRNSYFQKPHVWNKSGVVGTKLSLRYALWDRDPTNDLNVIKFCLSLPEELYVQNGMERSFIRGATKHILPEKVRLNHHIRGIQGADTIHRMTSNWKGFIKEIQDLCKDSMVSEILNIDVINRALTKMGGHPRPEMIFEEEFKIITRSLIVSRFIKRLNRKEVKM, from the coding sequence ATGAGCGCGATAGCCGGTATTTTTCATGCAAATGGTGAACCTGTCTCGGCAGAACAAAGCAATGGTTTAATAAAGGCTTTTCAACATTACCCTGCTGATGACATACGCACTTTCCATAGACAAAACGTTTTCTTTGGCTGTCATGCTCAGTGGATTACTCCTGAATCGATTGGTGAAGTGTTACCTTACTATGATTATGAGCGGCAACTGGCTATTACGGCTGATGCAATTATTGATAATCGTGAGGAATTATTTGACCGATTGCATGTAGATCGAGCACTTAGAAAAATAATACCTGATAGTCAATTAATTTTACTAGCCTATCACAAGTGGGGAGAAGATGTTCCAGCACACTTGATGGGTGACTTTGCTTTTATGATTTGGGATGAAAAGGAACGTAAGCTTTTTGGTGCTAGGGATTTTTCTGGTTCACGGTCGCTTTATTTTTACAATGATCAAAGCAGGCTTGCTTTCTCTACAACGATCGCACCACTATTTACATTGCCGTATATTGAAAAGAACTTAAATGAAGAGTGGTTGGCGGAATTCCTGGTGATTCCGAACATGGTAGAGGCGGTAGATATGTCATCAACTGTCTATCATTCTATCAATCAAGTTCCTCCATCCAATAGTATAACTATAAAAAAAGGCAGGGTGTCACTTTCGAGGTATTGTACATTTGGATCAGTTAAAAGGTTGAAACTTAAATCTAAAGAGGAATATGCAGAGGCGTTCCGAGATGTATTTCAAAAAGCAGTGACTGATAGAATTCGTACACATGGCGAAGTTGGTGCTCATTTAAGTGGAGGATTGGATTCAGGTTCAGTCGTTAGTTTTGCTGCCAAAGAACTAAAGAAGGAGAAAAAGCGATTACATACATTTAGCTACATCCCTGAAGATACGTTTTCTGATTGGACGCCCAAATATTATATGCCTGATGAAAGACCATTTATTAAAGAGACGGTAGATCATGCCGGAAATATTTCGGATCAATATTTAAACTTTGAAGGAGAGAGCTCTCTTTCCGAAGTGGATGATTTTCTTGAATTAATGGAAATGCCGTATAAGTTCTTTGAGAATTCGTTTTGGTTAAAAGGGATTAATGAGACAGCCCATCAACAAGGAATCAAAGTTCTCTTAAATGGAGCAAGGGGCAACCACTCGATCTCCTGGGGGTCATGGAATTTGAACATGGAGTACTACGCTTCGCTATTGAAAAAAGTAAGATGGTTGAAGCTTAATCGCGAATTAGGCCGCTATAGAAAAAGATTTCATACAGGGAAGTCAAACTTGCTTCCGGTTATAACAAAGAGGGCTTTTCCTGCGATAAGCCAGTTGTTTAATAAAGAAGAGGGGTATGAAAGTCAGATTTCTAAGTTGATCCACCCATCGTTAGCAAAAAGAACAAATGTAATTGAAAAAATGAAAGAATATGATGCCGGTATCAGTGGTGGGGATGTTGGAAGTTTAACGGAATATAGGAATTCATACTTTCAAAAACCACATGTTTGGAACAAAAGTGGAGTGGTTGGAACAAAGTTATCATTACGTTATGCGTTGTGGGATCGTGATCCCACAAACGACCTTAACGTGATCAAGTTTTGTTTATCCTTACCGGAAGAGTTATATGTGCAAAATGGGATGGAGCGATCCTTCATTCGCGGGGCAACAAAACACATACTCCCTGAGAAAGTTAGATTAAATCACCACATACGTGGAATCCAAGGTGCTGATACAATTCATCGTATGACATCGAACTGGAAGGGTTTTATAAAAGAAATACAAGATCTTTGTAAAGATTCTATGGTTTCGGAAATTTTGAATATAGACGTTATTAATCGTGCTTTAACTAAGATGGGTGGTCATCCCCGTCCAGAAATGATATTTGAAGAGGAATTTAAAATAATAACGCGTAGTCTAATCGTTTCAAGGTTCATTAAAAGATTGAATAGAAAGGAGGTGAAGATGTGA
- a CDS encoding lasso peptide biosynthesis PqqD family chaperone — MIKNQQLLLNQLVRQNEGNIVSDMGGEKVMLSLKNGKYYNLGEMGGVIWELINDPMTIRDLVIKLRSEYDVEQQQCEEQVQSFLTMLADEGLIHVEES, encoded by the coding sequence ATGATTAAAAATCAACAGCTGTTATTGAATCAGTTGGTTCGTCAAAATGAAGGGAATATCGTGAGTGACATGGGTGGAGAAAAGGTTATGCTGAGTCTGAAAAATGGCAAGTATTATAATCTCGGAGAAATGGGCGGTGTTATTTGGGAGCTTATCAACGATCCAATGACAATTCGAGACTTAGTCATAAAGTTAAGGTCAGAATATGATGTTGAACAACAACAATGTGAGGAACAGGTACAGTCCTTTTTAACGATGCTAGCTGATGAGGGATTAATCCACGTAGAAGAGTCTTAA
- a CDS encoding ABC transporter ATP-binding protein, translating into MKETTTKKLLMLFNKREKKKLIALFFMMIVAALFETIGIGLIVPFVGIVTNPGQIQDQAVLSYLYELFNFESSTEFIIFSVGGLLAVFILKNLYLLFFQYSQFRVILNQQVKLSRQLFQEYLKKPYTFHLQRNTADLLRNVNGEVSKVFQGIIMSSFQLATEVLVITCILVLLLFTSPIATLTAFTLLGGSVFIFFRFFRKKISALGEEQQKVSGTMIKWVNQGLGASKVVKVSGKESFFINAYTGQSQIKANNSRYMKMLEQVPRLFIETLLVSVVLITMVIIVIQGKDTADLISTMALFAMAAFRLMPSITRVVAMITTIKYSQPALTVVYDDLFLNKDNSSNIALDVKTGVINKGEKSFKDSIKLSNVSYRYPEQDVNSVKNVSLTIPIGESVAFIGESGAGKTTIVDIILGLFNPEKGSVTVDGKNIAHQKSLWQQKIGYIPQSIYLSDDTIRGNIAFGIERDNINDDEVWRALEQAQLKDFVKELPKQLDTAVGENGVRLSGGQRQRIGIARALYHNPEILFMDEATSALDNETEKEIMRAIDGLKGDKTLIIIAHRLSTIKNCDTVFKMSKGELVSIENKLQKSIM; encoded by the coding sequence GTGAAGGAAACAACAACTAAAAAATTGCTGATGCTCTTCAACAAAAGAGAGAAGAAAAAGCTAATAGCTTTATTTTTTATGATGATAGTGGCAGCATTGTTTGAAACAATCGGAATAGGATTAATAGTCCCGTTTGTTGGAATAGTAACCAACCCCGGGCAAATACAAGATCAAGCTGTACTTTCCTACCTTTACGAGTTATTTAATTTTGAGTCTTCTACTGAATTTATTATTTTTTCTGTAGGGGGATTGCTCGCAGTATTTATACTGAAGAACCTATATTTACTTTTCTTTCAGTACTCCCAATTCAGAGTAATCCTGAATCAGCAAGTTAAGTTATCGAGGCAATTATTCCAAGAGTACTTAAAAAAACCATACACTTTTCATTTGCAGCGTAACACAGCTGATTTACTTCGAAACGTGAATGGAGAAGTATCCAAGGTGTTTCAAGGAATCATCATGTCGAGTTTTCAACTAGCTACTGAAGTATTAGTCATAACATGCATCCTAGTATTGTTACTATTTACATCACCTATAGCAACTCTAACCGCTTTCACTTTATTAGGTGGAAGTGTTTTTATTTTCTTTAGATTTTTTCGTAAAAAAATATCTGCTTTAGGTGAAGAGCAACAAAAGGTTAGCGGAACGATGATTAAATGGGTGAATCAGGGGTTAGGAGCAAGCAAGGTAGTAAAGGTTTCTGGAAAAGAGAGTTTCTTTATTAACGCCTATACGGGTCAAAGTCAGATTAAAGCTAACAATAGTAGATACATGAAAATGTTAGAACAGGTTCCGCGACTATTTATTGAGACATTGTTAGTATCAGTGGTCCTCATTACCATGGTGATTATTGTTATACAAGGTAAGGATACGGCCGATTTGATATCGACTATGGCTTTGTTTGCTATGGCAGCTTTTCGCCTTATGCCATCAATTACGCGTGTAGTAGCAATGATAACGACTATTAAATACAGTCAGCCTGCATTAACGGTAGTATATGATGATTTATTTTTAAATAAAGACAATTCTTCAAATATAGCGCTGGATGTAAAAACGGGTGTAATTAACAAGGGAGAAAAATCATTTAAAGATTCTATTAAATTATCAAATGTTTCTTATCGTTATCCAGAACAGGATGTCAATTCTGTGAAAAATGTATCTTTAACTATTCCAATAGGTGAGTCCGTAGCATTCATAGGTGAATCCGGTGCAGGGAAAACAACAATTGTGGATATCATTTTGGGGCTATTTAACCCGGAAAAAGGAAGTGTAACGGTAGACGGAAAGAATATAGCCCATCAAAAATCATTATGGCAGCAAAAGATCGGATACATTCCGCAATCTATATACCTTTCCGATGACACAATTAGGGGTAATATAGCTTTTGGAATTGAAAGAGACAATATTAATGATGATGAGGTATGGCGGGCTTTAGAACAAGCTCAACTAAAAGATTTTGTCAAAGAATTACCCAAACAGCTCGACACAGCTGTTGGTGAAAACGGAGTAAGGCTGTCGGGAGGGCAGCGTCAGCGAATTGGCATTGCAAGGGCTTTATACCATAACCCGGAAATATTATTTATGGATGAAGCGACTTCAGCATTAGATAATGAGACGGAAAAGGAAATTATGAGAGCTATAGATGGTTTAAAAGGCGATAAGACACTAATCATTATTGCTCATAGGTTAAGTACTATTAAAAATTGTGATACAGTGTTCAAAATGAGTAAGGGCGAACTCGTATCTATAGAAAACAAATTGCAAAAATCGATTATGTGA
- a CDS encoding phosphoenolpyruvate carboxykinase (ATP), with product MVDTLKRTAYKAFGFRVTSELPLPELPADEMKSDKLEISIEQADLTRLWEKKSKPNRHFVIEQDLCMFKVPNLAIFLIEEGSKITFSPLDNAREDQLRLYILGTCMGAVLVQRKILPLHGSAIAINGKAYAIVGDSGAGKSTLASVFLKKGYPLLSDDVIPVTLSEEDIPIVTPAYPQQKLWVESLNEFGMESHHYKPIIDRENKFAIPVLDQFASKRLPLAGVFELVKTNEDGTVIHPIENLHKLHTLFNHTYRNFMIGRSGLMDWHFNTSAKILSQIDLYQLRRPVSHFTAHELTDLILSTLKIEEKMYD from the coding sequence ATGGTAGACACCTTAAAGAGAACTGCTTATAAAGCATTTGGCTTTAGAGTAACAAGTGAATTACCTTTACCTGAACTGCCTGCTGATGAAATGAAATCAGATAAACTGGAGATTTCTATTGAACAGGCTGATTTAACCCGATTATGGGAGAAAAAATCTAAACCGAACAGGCATTTTGTTATAGAGCAGGATTTATGCATGTTTAAAGTCCCGAATTTAGCAATTTTTTTGATAGAGGAAGGTAGCAAAATTACGTTTTCTCCATTGGATAACGCCAGGGAGGATCAACTCCGTCTTTATATCCTTGGAACTTGCATGGGGGCTGTATTAGTGCAAAGAAAAATCCTACCTTTACACGGAAGTGCAATAGCCATAAATGGTAAAGCTTATGCTATTGTTGGGGATTCTGGCGCCGGAAAATCTACTTTGGCTTCTGTTTTCTTAAAAAAGGGCTATCCACTTCTTAGTGATGATGTTATTCCGGTTACTCTTTCGGAAGAGGACATTCCTATTGTGACACCAGCCTATCCTCAACAGAAGTTATGGGTGGAGAGTTTGAATGAGTTTGGCATGGAATCTCATCATTATAAGCCCATTATCGATAGGGAAAACAAATTTGCTATTCCTGTTCTAGATCAATTTGCCTCAAAACGGCTGCCTTTAGCGGGCGTCTTCGAGCTAGTTAAAACAAATGAGGATGGTACTGTAATTCACCCTATTGAAAATTTGCACAAGCTCCATACGTTGTTCAACCATACGTATCGGAATTTTATGATCGGCCGCTCCGGTTTAATGGATTGGCATTTTAACACTTCCGCAAAAATTCTTAGTCAGATCGACCTTTACCAATTGCGTCGTCCTGTTTCACATTTTACTGCACATGAATTAACAGACTTAATTTTATCAACATTAAAAATAGAGGAGAAGATGTATGATTAA
- a CDS encoding glycosyltransferase family 2 protein, with amino-acid sequence MYHPKISIITPVFNVEEYVGKCIKSILNQSFKNFELILINDGSTDDSGTICDYYASLDNRIKVFHTKNKGQAAARNHGIKIARGEYIGFVDSDDWIERNMFSLLYNYCVINDSDISIIGVREINESGTCLSEYIPNNVTFHSILRRAYPWNKLFKKELFIRNKLFFKEGKYYEDLELIPKLFIKSQGISSITEVAYNYLKRGNSTTANRDGRILDNLWAYTEIKKFLMSEDIYSTYSKEFEKGVIYFRVFYINLLYDYSSSFLLKNSFRLITDFNKIGGLGKKNCLKLLGKHLKFSFLKSGSLIKKLLPRFSCFEYNKGNKL; translated from the coding sequence ATGTATCACCCAAAAATAAGTATCATCACACCAGTATTTAATGTTGAAGAGTATGTGGGGAAATGTATAAAATCTATATTAAATCAAAGTTTTAAGAACTTCGAACTGATATTAATAAATGATGGATCTACTGACGATAGTGGGACTATATGCGATTATTATGCTTCGCTGGATAATAGAATAAAAGTATTCCATACAAAAAATAAGGGGCAAGCAGCAGCGAGAAACCATGGTATTAAAATAGCACGTGGGGAATATATAGGATTCGTAGACAGTGATGATTGGATAGAAAGAAATATGTTCAGCTTATTATATAATTATTGTGTAATCAATGATTCAGATATTTCTATAATAGGTGTAAGAGAAATTAATGAAAGTGGGACTTGTTTGAGTGAATACATTCCTAATAATGTTACTTTCCATAGTATATTAAGAAGGGCATACCCGTGGAATAAACTTTTTAAAAAGGAATTATTTATTAGAAATAAACTATTTTTTAAAGAAGGTAAGTATTATGAAGACCTTGAGCTTATTCCAAAACTATTCATTAAGTCTCAGGGGATTAGTAGTATAACTGAGGTTGCTTATAATTATTTGAAACGAGGTAATTCAACCACGGCCAATAGAGATGGTAGAATCCTAGATAATCTATGGGCATATACAGAAATAAAAAAATTTCTAATGAGCGAGGATATATATTCAACATACAGTAAAGAATTTGAAAAAGGTGTTATATATTTTAGGGTTTTTTATATCAATTTACTTTATGATTATTCCAGCTCTTTTTTATTAAAAAATTCATTTAGACTTATTACTGATTTTAATAAAATCGGTGGATTAGGCAAAAAGAACTGTTTAAAACTATTGGGTAAACATTTAAAGTTTAGCTTTTTAAAAAGTGGCTCACTTATTAAAAAGTTATTACCTAGGTTTAGTTGTTTTGAATATAATAAAGGCAACAAATTATAA
- a CDS encoding acyltransferase family protein: MEFSKNDIKILQGVAILMMLSLHLFARKEVNGLYETFPTIDGIPLIYYLGLFGDACVPIYLFASGYGLYISLSKLRNSPKRKNAIRIIKLLVNFWIILFMFMAIGFLVGRSDAFSGGVVQFLLNFSLLSNSYNGVWWYLQTYTILILLTPFIFKLIKKYNPLTIVFISVVIYLTTYIQRIKGVIDVGDHGVVIILVNALVLLGTSQFAFVVGAVFAKDRIYSKLHSMFHSIKLKNILCLVGIVALVIIHSLYESMVIAPLTAISFICLFSLMDKSILIRKVLTYFGNHSTNLWLTHMFFYMTIFPEFTFAPRYPVLIFIWLLILCLCSSYIINWINNPIQQKIDKSASTIRKKYTVLEQKQVNL; this comes from the coding sequence ATGGAATTTTCGAAAAACGACATAAAAATTTTGCAAGGGGTAGCTATCTTAATGATGCTATCCCTTCATTTATTTGCTCGAAAAGAAGTAAACGGCTTATATGAAACTTTCCCGACTATTGACGGCATACCACTGATCTATTATTTAGGTTTATTTGGTGATGCCTGTGTTCCCATCTATTTATTTGCAAGCGGCTATGGACTTTATATAAGCCTAAGTAAGCTGAGAAACTCACCTAAAAGGAAAAACGCAATTCGTATTATAAAGTTACTGGTGAATTTTTGGATTATATTATTTATGTTTATGGCGATTGGATTTTTGGTTGGAAGATCGGATGCATTTTCGGGTGGGGTTGTACAATTTTTATTGAATTTTTCTCTGCTATCCAATTCATATAATGGGGTATGGTGGTATTTACAAACATACACCATTCTAATCCTGTTAACACCCTTTATTTTTAAACTGATTAAGAAATATAACCCTTTAACAATAGTGTTTATTTCTGTTGTTATCTACCTAACCACTTATATTCAGAGAATAAAAGGTGTCATTGATGTTGGTGATCATGGTGTTGTTATTATATTGGTTAATGCCCTTGTGTTATTAGGTACTTCTCAATTTGCCTTTGTTGTGGGAGCTGTTTTTGCTAAAGATCGGATTTATTCCAAATTGCATTCAATGTTTCACAGCATTAAATTGAAGAATATTTTGTGCCTGGTAGGAATAGTTGCTTTAGTCATCATCCATTCACTTTATGAATCAATGGTGATTGCTCCTTTAACCGCTATTAGTTTTATTTGTCTCTTTAGCCTAATGGATAAAAGCATATTGATCAGAAAAGTGCTTACTTACTTTGGCAACCATTCAACAAATCTCTGGCTAACCCACATGTTCTTTTATATGACCATTTTTCCTGAATTCACTTTTGCTCCAAGATATCCTGTTCTTATTTTTATATGGCTTCTTATACTATGTCTTTGTTCTTCCTATATCATTAATTGGATCAATAATCCTATCCAACAAAAAATTGACAAGAGTGCATCTACTATACGAAAAAAATATACAGTATTAGAACAAAAACAAGTGAATCTATAA
- a CDS encoding lasso peptide biosynthesis B2 protein — MNLMKKLRLFLSLDCKSKRMLFEAYFFLAWARYSKRIPFSKLAPSLGVQMQETTYDKMPSHRKMLSGVSQSIQLMSRYTFWESQCLVKAIAAMKMLEKREIGSTLYLGTARDENGELIAHAWLRSGPYYITGAEGREEFTVVGKFAKQVGGGIHGSKRSS, encoded by the coding sequence CTGAATCTTATGAAAAAACTAAGACTATTTTTATCACTAGATTGTAAAAGTAAGAGAATGTTATTTGAGGCTTATTTTTTTCTTGCTTGGGCTCGTTACTCAAAGAGAATTCCATTTTCTAAGTTAGCTCCTTCTCTTGGTGTTCAAATGCAAGAAACGACATATGACAAAATGCCATCTCATAGGAAAATGTTGTCCGGTGTCTCTCAATCTATTCAATTGATGAGTCGTTATACTTTCTGGGAAAGCCAATGTCTAGTTAAAGCCATTGCTGCAATGAAAATGCTTGAGAAACGTGAGATTGGAAGTACGTTATATTTAGGAACGGCAAGGGATGAAAATGGAGAACTGATAGCACATGCTTGGCTGCGAAGCGGTCCTTATTATATTACTGGGGCGGAAGGAAGGGAAGAATTTACGGTTGTAGGAAAATTTGCGAAACAGGTTGGAGGGGGAATACATGGTAGTAAACGGTCGTCTTAA
- a CDS encoding metallophosphoesterase family protein — MRLAFISDIHGNAHALEAVLKDIETRNIDKLFVLGDISYRGLDPQRSVDMVRELDAEVIKGNADEWLVRGVRQGEVPDKVIEGMNLERDWAFSKMTSDAINYLKELPEEINAEYYGVKIHGFHAAPTDLFEVVLPSEPDKLIKERLMTNEAAHIYVYGHIHKPYIRHIDGKVIINTGSVGLPFDGLAKPSYVIVAIEEDGIESSIIRPSFDLRELIEEVKTSDYPNKELLGKLLINASI, encoded by the coding sequence ATGAGACTGGCATTTATTTCAGATATTCATGGAAACGCACATGCGCTTGAAGCGGTTTTGAAAGACATTGAAACCAGAAATATTGATAAGTTATTTGTACTTGGTGATATCTCTTATAGGGGACTGGATCCGCAGCGTTCAGTTGACATGGTTCGTGAACTTGATGCAGAGGTAATTAAAGGAAATGCAGATGAGTGGTTGGTAAGAGGGGTTCGGCAAGGCGAAGTTCCTGATAAAGTAATTGAAGGGATGAATCTAGAGAGAGATTGGGCATTTTCGAAAATGACAAGTGATGCTATTAACTATTTAAAGGAATTACCTGAAGAAATTAATGCGGAGTACTATGGGGTAAAAATCCATGGGTTCCATGCGGCGCCAACCGACCTGTTTGAAGTGGTTTTACCATCGGAGCCGGATAAATTAATTAAAGAGAGATTGATGACAAACGAAGCGGCACACATTTATGTATATGGTCATATCCACAAGCCTTACATTCGTCATATTGATGGAAAGGTCATTATTAATACAGGAAGCGTAGGGTTACCATTTGATGGACTTGCCAAGCCTTCCTACGTAATCGTAGCTATTGAAGAGGATGGCATAGAATCTTCTATTATTAGACCAAGCTTTGACCTGAGAGAATTAATCGAAGAAGTGAAAACTTCGGATTACCCAAATAAAGAATTACTAGGCAAGTTATTGATAAATGCTTCTATATAA
- a CDS encoding paeninodin family lasso peptide, whose translation MRKEWKRPELEFLNINLTMAGPGLRIEDEYQNDPDPEDADHYS comes from the coding sequence ATGAGAAAGGAATGGAAGAGACCTGAGTTGGAATTTCTAAATATTAATTTAACAATGGCGGGCCCCGGTTTAAGGATTGAGGATGAGTACCAAAATGATCCAGACCCAGAAGATGCTGATCACTACAGTTAA
- a CDS encoding paeninodin family lasso peptide translates to MKKEWEKPMLEVLDISMTMNGPGNANTDCFDVGEAPRGETHEGMSNASCLGGS, encoded by the coding sequence GTGAAAAAGGAATGGGAAAAACCCATGTTGGAAGTTCTTGATATTAGCATGACGATGAACGGGCCAGGTAACGCAAATACTGATTGTTTTGATGTAGGGGAAGCGCCAAGAGGAGAAACACATGAAGGAATGTCAAATGCGAGTTGTTTAGGTGGTTCATGA
- a CDS encoding asparagine synthase-related protein encodes MSAIVGIINFNKEPIAIGDRNGMMNELQKYPADDVQTWQQGNIFLGCHAQWITPESVGEKLPYYDPDRKLSITADAIIDNREELFDALQVSKALRANMPDSKLILLSYQKWGEESLKYLIGDFAFMIWDENEQKFFGARDFSGSRTLYYFHRQHRFVFSTTITPMFSLPYVDKYLNEEWLAEFLAIPGMHDSSDEFTTAYKWIYQIPPSHTISVKDNKVRFQRYCNLIEESSPLRFKSDEEYEEAFRQVFQKAVDCRTRTHGQVGAQLSGGLDSGTVVSFAAPSLKRANKTLHTMSYLPLASFEDWTPKRRVADESFYIRTTVNHVGNINDQYYRFEDRNPYLDIDDWLKMVEMPYKFYGNSFWTKGIYEHAQNQGMRILLKGSRGNYTISWGSALDHYTNLFKKMKWIKLYREVEQYSRNVGVGRKRVLNSIQRKAFYPLRSRLSPTSQSYSFPQIISNELARKTGVFEKLNARQIDTAGSYIPNAKEARQSQFDQLFFWNLNGTIGTKLSLRYGVWERDPTNDLRVIRFCLSLPDNQYVQNGQDRALVRRSTANYLPDKIRLNQKVRGIQGADVIQRMEPTWDTFLKEVRQLTRDPTISEFINGDVIDRGVSKFANEPKPETVFNHEFKVLIRSVIVYRFLKSFI; translated from the coding sequence ATGAGTGCTATTGTTGGAATTATTAACTTCAATAAGGAACCTATCGCTATCGGTGATCGCAATGGCATGATGAATGAATTACAAAAATACCCAGCCGATGATGTGCAAACATGGCAGCAAGGAAATATCTTTCTCGGTTGCCATGCCCAGTGGATTACTCCAGAATCTGTTGGTGAAAAGCTGCCTTACTATGATCCTGATAGAAAGTTAAGTATTACAGCAGATGCAATTATTGATAATCGTGAAGAACTATTTGATGCGTTACAAGTTAGCAAAGCACTTCGTGCCAACATGCCTGATAGTAAATTAATTTTACTTTCCTATCAAAAATGGGGAGAAGAATCCCTAAAATATTTAATTGGTGATTTCGCATTTATGATATGGGATGAAAATGAGCAAAAGTTTTTTGGAGCAAGGGACTTTTCTGGAAGTCGAACGCTTTACTACTTTCATCGGCAACATCGATTTGTATTTAGTACAACGATTACTCCGATGTTTTCGTTACCTTATGTGGATAAATATTTAAATGAAGAGTGGTTGGCTGAGTTTTTAGCAATTCCAGGGATGCATGATTCCAGTGATGAATTTACCACAGCTTATAAATGGATTTATCAAATTCCACCTTCCCACACTATTTCTGTGAAAGATAATAAAGTTAGGTTTCAGAGATACTGTAATCTCATTGAAGAAAGCAGCCCATTAAGATTCAAGTCAGATGAAGAATATGAAGAAGCTTTTCGACAAGTGTTTCAAAAGGCTGTTGACTGTAGAACACGTACACATGGTCAAGTTGGGGCTCAATTAAGTGGTGGATTAGATTCTGGAACTGTTGTAAGTTTCGCGGCCCCCTCTTTGAAAAGAGCGAATAAAACATTACACACAATGAGCTATCTACCACTCGCAAGCTTTGAGGATTGGACACCTAAGCGAAGAGTAGCTGATGAGAGCTTCTATATCAGAACCACAGTTAATCATGTAGGCAATATAAACGATCAATATTATAGATTTGAGGATAGAAATCCATATTTAGATATTGATGATTGGCTGAAAATGGTTGAAATGCCTTATAAGTTTTATGGGAATTCTTTTTGGACTAAGGGTATCTACGAACATGCTCAAAACCAGGGGATGAGAATTTTATTGAAAGGGTCTAGAGGGAATTATACGATCTCATGGGGGTCTGCTCTTGATCATTATACTAATCTCTTTAAGAAGATGAAATGGATAAAGCTTTATCGAGAAGTTGAGCAATACAGTAGGAATGTTGGTGTTGGTAGAAAGAGAGTATTGAACTCTATTCAGAGGAAAGCATTTTATCCTCTTAGAAGTCGTTTGTCTCCAACTAGTCAAAGCTATTCTTTTCCTCAAATCATAAGTAATGAGCTTGCCAGGAAAACCGGAGTTTTTGAAAAGCTAAACGCTAGGCAGATTGACACAGCTGGGAGTTATATTCCTAACGCAAAAGAGGCAAGGCAAAGCCAATTTGATCAACTGTTTTTTTGGAACTTAAATGGCACTATAGGTACGAAGTTATCCTTAAGGTACGGGGTGTGGGAACGAGACCCTACGAACGATTTGAGAGTGATTCGCTTTTGTCTCTCTCTGCCCGATAACCAGTATGTCCAAAATGGACAAGATCGTGCATTAGTCAGAAGATCTACAGCTAACTATTTGCCAGATAAAATACGATTAAACCAAAAGGTGAGAGGGATTCAAGGGGCTGATGTAATACAAAGAATGGAACCGACGTGGGACACTTTTTTGAAAGAGGTTCGCCAGTTGACGAGAGACCCAACTATTTCTGAATTCATAAATGGCGATGTTATAGATAGAGGGGTGAGTAAGTTTGCAAATGAACCGAAACCAGAAACAGTATTTAATCATGAATTTAAGGTATTAATTAGAAGTGTTATTGTCTACCGATTCTTGAAATCGTTTATTTGA